One part of the Treponema sp. OMZ 787 genome encodes these proteins:
- a CDS encoding type II toxin-antitoxin system HicB family antitoxin encodes MKYTYPVIFENDDGKIGVRVPDLSGCFTFGDTVAEAIEMAEDAIAMMLVHYEDNNQAIPNPSNISEVKVKDGFVNYVIADTDKWRRQFSEKSVKKTVTLPAWLNYRAENANLNFSQELQNALKAKLQVGV; translated from the coding sequence TCCTGTTATTTTTGAAAACGATGACGGAAAAATAGGGGTTAGAGTTCCTGATCTTTCCGGCTGTTTTACATTCGGGGACACAGTAGCTGAAGCTATAGAAATGGCAGAGGATGCCATAGCTATGATGCTCGTCCATTATGAAGATAATAATCAAGCAATACCGAATCCCAGCAATATATCTGAAGTAAAAGTAAAAGACGGATTTGTAAACTATGTTATAGCCGATACGGATAAATGGCGCAGGCAGTTCTCCGAAAAATCGGTGAAAAAAACGGTTACACTTCCTGCATGGTTAAATTACAGGGCCGAAAATGCCAATCTGAATTTCTCTCAAGAGTTGCAAAACGCTCTTAAAGCAAAATTGCAGGTTGGGGTGTAG